In Lotus japonicus ecotype B-129 chromosome 5, LjGifu_v1.2, one genomic interval encodes:
- the LOC130721569 gene encoding membrane steroid-binding protein 1-like, producing MAVQQWETLKEAIVAYTGLSPATFFTALALVFAIYYVVSGLFGSSPDHNRHQHRHIEEEELPPLRPPVQLGEITEEELKAYDGSDPAKPLLMAIKAQIYDVSQSRMFYGPGGPYALFAGKDASRALAKMSFEEKDLTGDISGLGPFELEALQDWEYKFSEKYVKVGTVKSNVPVSETESTGEPSESTPRDVDAAKPAENGPSETAAVKSDENVDVNKD from the exons ATGGCGGTGCAACAGTGGGAGACCCTAAAGGAGGCCATCGTGGCCTACACCGGCCTATCTCCGGCCACCTTCTTCACAGCCTTAGCACTTGTCTTCGCTATTTACTACGTCGTCTCTGGTCTCTTCGGTTCCTCCCCCGACCACAACCGCCACCAGCACCGCCACATCGAAGAGGAGGAGCTGCCGCCTCTACGCCCGCCGGTTCAGCTCGGAGAGATCACCGAGGAGGAGCTCAAGGCCTACGACGGCTCCGATCCTGCCAAGCCCTTGCTCATGGCCATCAAGGCTCAGATCTATGATGTGTCTCAGAGCAG GATGTTTTATGGACCCGGTGGACCTTATGCTTTATTTGCTGGCAAGGATGCTAGCAGAGCTTTAGCAAAGATGTCTTTTGAAGAGAAAGATCTCACTGGGGATATTTCTGGTCTTGGCCCATTTGAGCTCGAGGCCTTACAGGACTGGGAATACAAATTTTCAGAGAAGTATGTAAAAGTTGGAACTGTCAAATCAAATGTTCCGGTGTCTGAAACAGAATCAACTGGCGAACCATCAGAGTCTACTCCCCGTGATGTTGATGCTGCTAAGCCTGCTGAAAATGGCCCATCAGAAACTGCTGCCGTTAAAAGCGATGAAAATGTTGATGTCAATAAAGATTAA